The Halioglobus maricola genome segment ATGCCGTAAGTAATCGTGTCCCTGATGCTGGTATGCGTAGCCCCCAGGGTGTCAGCGGCCAGGCCTCCCGGGTTTGAAGCGTACTCCTCATCCAGCAGGTTGTCCCCCCACAGTGCCACTTCGATATTGTCGTTTTCATTGGTCCACGCGACTCGAGCATTCAACATCTTGCGATCGTTGAAGTACCACGGGCCGTCGACGAAGATCGCCTCGTCCGGGTCATACTGGGACGGGTCCTCATTGAAGACGTAGTTCATGTGTACCAGAAGGTAGCCGGTGGGTATGTTTGGCGTCCAGTCCAGGCGCAGGGTGTAGTCGTTGTTGGTTCGGGCGGTGAATGCCTCGCCCCCGGCGGGCTCGCCTGCCGCATTAAAGTGTTTATCTTCGATCGAGGTTGTTTCGCGGTAGGTGGTGAGGCCGGCGACTCTCAAATTCTCGGTAATGCTCCAGGTTACGATGATCTCGATGCCCTCGGCTTCCTCGTCACTGGTCACCACCGTCGGTGATGCGGTGGGGTCGTCAGGGCTGTCTTTGGTGGATTTGGAGTTCTGCTTGCCGTCGAGCTCGTGGTAGAACACAGCGGCTTCCACTCGTAGTGATTCATCGAAGAAATCACCTTTGAGGCCCATTTCGAAACTCGTCATATCTTCCGGATCGAATGGGCCCGCTGCATAAGCGGAGAACGATTGACCGTCAAAACCGCCGGATTTGTAACCGGTAGCGGCGGAGGCGTAGAACATGGCGTAGTCGCTGAAGGCCCAGTCCAATACCAGCCGGCCGGTCGTCTTGCTCCAGTCATCTTTCAGGCTGAATGGGTCGAACCACTCATCCGCAGGCGCTCCTGATTCTGAAGGGATATAGGCGACACGCTCGGGGGCATAGGGCCAGTCAATGTCGGATTCGTAGGTTTGCCAGCTGTACTCTTTCTCATCGTAGCTGTAGCGGAGACCGGCGGCGATGCTAAGCGTGTCGGTGAGTTGGTAGGTGGCGTCGGCGAAAACACCCCAGTTTACGAAATCACCTGTGTTGTCCATGGTTTCGAAGAACTGCTCACCTGCGAAGGACGGGGGTAGTACCGCGAGGCCAGCGAGCTCAGAGATTCCCAGCCAAAAATCGTCAGGCTGGTCGCTGAACAAATCCCAGGCATGTGTGTCCTGGTCTGGTTCGATCCCAATTTCCGGCAGTAGCAACAGGCTGACAAACTGCATGTAGGAATCCGCCAGCAATCCGATATCTGTGCGCTGAAATACGTCTTCCTTGCTGTAGTTACCGCCGGTGATGAAGTTCAACTTATCGGTCACATAGTGAAAGCGTAGTTCAGTGTAAAAGATGTCGGAGTCTTCGAGATTATTGGTGTCCAGATAGCGGCGGGGTTGTGCAGTACCATCTTCTTCCTGCAGGTTGGTCGTGTCCCAATCGCGGTAACTGACAATGCCGAAGGTAGACCATTCATCCGTGAGTTGGCTTTCCAGCTTAAGGGAGACGCCGTACATCTCGCGGGTTTCCTCGCCGCCGATGACGTCGTGAGCGGTCTCACCGGAGAAGGGGTCATCGCTGGATTCATAAGCGTACTTGCCTACACCGATAATGACCGAAGGGGCCTCGTCACGATCCTCGATGTCCACGGCTAGTTGCAGTGAAGTGTCTTCGGTCACGTCCCAGAGTAGAGCACCACGTGCTGCAATGTAGCCCTCGTCTTTGACGTCGTCGCCAACACCTTTCTGTTCAGTCAAACCGTCTCGTTGATGGCTGAACACGTTTGCACGCAGGTACATATTGTCACTGACCGGCGTGTTGACCATGCCCTCCAGGCGCAGCAAATTGTGGTTGCCCACGCGAGTTTTCACAAAGGCCTCAAACTCATTATTGGGTCTGTTAGGTACGATATTGATGACGCCGGCGGTGGCGTTGCGGCCAAACAGGGTTCCCTGTGGGCCTTTCAGTACTTCCGTGCGCGCGATGTCAGTGAAGGGAATCGAGGTAGCGGCGCGCGGCATGTAGGTGCCGTCGTAGAACGTCGCCACTGACGGGTCGCCGCCTGAGCTGATGTTAGGGCTGCTCACGCCGCGTACGGTCACGCCTGCCTGGGTTGAGGAGCCCGAGCCGAAGGAGCTGCCGATCTCGACCCCTGGCATAAAGGTGTCGATGTCTCGAATGTCATCGGCACCGGTATTGACCATGTCCTGAGCAGTAAACGCGTTTACCGTCACTGGCACGCTCATAAAGTTCTCTTCCCGCTTCTGGGCGGTGACGAGTACTTCTTCAAGTTGCAAGCTGTATCGTTTGCTGCCCTCGGAGGCTTCGTCCTGGGCAGCGGCGGTGGTGCCAAAGTGCAGCGTTAGCAATGCTGTGGCAATTGGGGTTAGGCGTGCAAAGTGCAGTCGTGCGATGCGCATGGTACAGACTCCTTATCGTTATATTTGCATATACTAACTTTTTGTCGAATGCAGGGCTAGTTCCCACTGCAAGGGTCACATCGGGCCACTGCTGGTGTAAGCTTCTGGCCTGAAATTTATTGGAGAGGCAATGTA includes the following:
- a CDS encoding TonB-dependent receptor produces the protein MRIARLHFARLTPIATALLTLHFGTTAAAQDEASEGSKRYSLQLEEVLVTAQKREENFMSVPVTVNAFTAQDMVNTGADDIRDIDTFMPGVEIGSSFGSGSSTQAGVTVRGVSSPNISSGGDPSVATFYDGTYMPRAATSIPFTDIARTEVLKGPQGTLFGRNATAGVINIVPNRPNNEFEAFVKTRVGNHNLLRLEGMVNTPVSDNMYLRANVFSHQRDGLTEQKGVGDDVKDEGYIAARGALLWDVTEDTSLQLAVDIEDRDEAPSVIIGVGKYAYESSDDPFSGETAHDVIGGEETREMYGVSLKLESQLTDEWSTFGIVSYRDWDTTNLQEEDGTAQPRRYLDTNNLEDSDIFYTELRFHYVTDKLNFITGGNYSKEDVFQRTDIGLLADSYMQFVSLLLLPEIGIEPDQDTHAWDLFSDQPDDFWLGISELAGLAVLPPSFAGEQFFETMDNTGDFVNWGVFADATYQLTDTLSIAAGLRYSYDEKEYSWQTYESDIDWPYAPERVAYIPSESGAPADEWFDPFSLKDDWSKTTGRLVLDWAFSDYAMFYASAATGYKSGGFDGQSFSAYAAGPFDPEDMTSFEMGLKGDFFDESLRVEAAVFYHELDGKQNSKSTKDSPDDPTASPTVVTSDEEAEGIEIIVTWSITENLRVAGLTTYRETTSIEDKHFNAAGEPAGGEAFTARTNNDYTLRLDWTPNIPTGYLLVHMNYVFNEDPSQYDPDEAIFVDGPWYFNDRKMLNARVAWTNENDNIEVALWGDNLLDEEYASNPGGLAADTLGATHTSIRDTITYGIDLRYAF